The genomic segment ATCCGAAGAGCTGAAAACACAAGTCGAAGCCTTGGCGAGTGAGCTTTTGGCTAATCCAAATATGGAAACATACAGAGTTGAGGTGGTAGAAGAATGAAATTTGCAGTGATTCAATTTCCTGGCTCTAACTGCGATTTTGACTTGCTTTGGGCGATTCGGGATGTGATGGGGGCTGAGGCAGAGTTTGTCTGGCATGATGAGACCTCTCTCTCTGGTTTTGATGGAGTATTGATTCCTGGGGGATTTAGCTACGGCGATTATTTGCGGTGCGGAGCGATTGCTTCTTTTGCCAATATTATGCCTGAAATCAAGCGTCTAGCCGCGGAGGGGAAACCTGTTTTTGGCACTTGCAATGGTTTTCAAATTTTGGTTGAAGCGGGGCTTTTGCCAGGGGTGCTGATTAGAAATGACAGCTTAAAGTTTGTCAGCAAATGGCAAACTTTAAATGTTCTGAATAAGCAAACAAAATTCACAACAGAATACGGTGAAAATGAAGTCATCAACTTGCCCATTGCCCACGGCGAAGGGAAATATGTGGCAGACGAAGCCACGCTTGTTGAGCTGAAAGCGAACAATCAGATTGTCTTTACTTATGAAAACGGCAATCCGAATGGCTCGGTTGACAATATCGCAGGAATTATTAACAAAGAGGGTAATGTGCTTGGTATGATGCCTCACCCAGAGC from the Lactococcus allomyrinae genome contains:
- the purQ gene encoding phosphoribosylformylglycinamidine synthase subunit PurQ, with the protein product MKFAVIQFPGSNCDFDLLWAIRDVMGAEAEFVWHDETSLSGFDGVLIPGGFSYGDYLRCGAIASFANIMPEIKRLAAEGKPVFGTCNGFQILVEAGLLPGVLIRNDSLKFVSKWQTLNVLNKQTKFTTEYGENEVINLPIAHGEGKYVADEATLVELKANNQIVFTYENGNPNGSVDNIAGIINKEGNVLGMMPHPERAMEDLLGGSDGAKLFASVLKNFVKVEEVNA